In one Legionellales bacterium genomic region, the following are encoded:
- a CDS encoding class I SAM-dependent methyltransferase — MIKNNYYLNASIYAKHSLQDTAFLAFKYIPSLVYKYLRVENPVALDYGCGSGRSTRFIKDLDINVNGFDIDHNMLKHAKSFNDDITYQLIRSATIPTQDKYFDIAFSFLVLFELSNKNDILSILEEVYRVLKLGSVFIIVTGSEDIYSKEWVSLDASYPQNINLSSGDIAKIKLKDIGLELFDYYWTDMDYRDIFSKTHFTLEETLHPKGDKTDGFKWLDETMYSPYVIYVLKK; from the coding sequence ATGATAAAAAATAATTACTATTTAAATGCATCAATTTATGCCAAACATAGTTTGCAAGACACTGCATTTCTTGCATTTAAATATATACCTTCTCTAGTATACAAATATCTCCGAGTAGAAAATCCAGTGGCTCTTGATTACGGGTGTGGTTCCGGTAGATCAACCCGATTTATAAAAGATCTTGATATCAATGTTAATGGTTTCGATATTGATCACAATATGCTAAAGCACGCAAAATCATTTAACGATGATATTACTTACCAATTAATACGCAGTGCTACCATCCCTACTCAAGATAAATACTTTGATATCGCATTTTCATTTCTTGTACTATTTGAATTATCAAATAAAAATGATATTTTGAGTATCTTAGAAGAGGTCTATAGAGTTTTAAAATTAGGATCAGTCTTTATCATTGTCACAGGCAGTGAAGATATATATTCAAAAGAATGGGTATCACTTGATGCATCTTATCCCCAAAATATCAATTTAAGTAGCGGTGACATTGCGAAAATAAAATTAAAGGATATTGGCTTGGAATTGTTCGACTATTATTGGACAGACATGGATTATAGAGATATTTTTTCCAAAACTCATTTTACATTGGAAGAAACACTTCACCCCAAAGGAGATAAAACCGACGGTTTTAAATGGCTCGACGAAACTATGTATTCTCCCTACGTTATTTACGTACTAAAAAAATAA
- a CDS encoding RES family NAD+ phosphorylase, with translation MNELFTHSVRFNQSAKRNVVYVSPPQVGLGHLIDSDDAIEDLILFQTAANKNISQSNTVDNDFYYTAAIDYPFMTEPYLKSRYSDGSYPVWYGAKDIETTVYETAYYAVKYAKHAGITENEGVIIKKRTLFDVHCNAILINLVGHESAFPQLISDDYHYTNFIGKEIKQGGYPGLLSPSARYPSGINVNIFKKEILDSPRLIDVMEYQIDLAKKQLRVVKNRNIFLSISI, from the coding sequence ATGAATGAATTATTTACCCATTCCGTTCGTTTTAATCAATCAGCTAAACGCAACGTAGTGTATGTTTCTCCACCTCAAGTCGGATTGGGTCATTTGATTGATAGCGATGATGCAATTGAAGATTTGATACTTTTTCAAACGGCTGCCAATAAAAATATTTCGCAGAGTAACACCGTTGATAATGACTTTTATTATACCGCAGCCATCGACTATCCTTTCATGACAGAGCCCTATCTTAAATCTCGATACTCCGATGGCAGTTATCCTGTTTGGTATGGTGCAAAAGATATTGAAACCACCGTTTATGAAACGGCGTATTACGCTGTAAAATATGCGAAACATGCAGGGATCACAGAAAATGAAGGCGTTATTATCAAAAAAAGAACCCTTTTTGACGTTCATTGTAATGCGATTCTTATCAATCTGGTCGGGCATGAAAGCGCTTTTCCTCAACTCATTTCGGATGATTATCACTATACTAATTTTATCGGCAAAGAAATCAAACAAGGCGGTTACCCTGGTTTATTATCGCCTTCCGCACGCTATCCGTCCGGTATTAATGTGAATATTTTTAAAAAAGAAATATTAGATAGTCCTCGATTGATTGATGTCATGGAGTATCAAATTGACCTTGCTAAAAAGCAATTACGTGTCGTAAAAAATCGCAATATTTTTTTATCGATTTCGATTTAA
- a CDS encoding MoaD/ThiS family protein, which yields MNIFVNEILVETPLVNLAQFLSTREEYGINCAISLNGNIIDKSDLAIINLNENDEICILRAFAGG from the coding sequence ATGAATATTTTTGTAAATGAGATACTGGTTGAAACCCCACTGGTAAATCTGGCTCAATTTTTGAGTACGCGGGAAGAATACGGCATAAACTGTGCGATCAGTTTGAATGGTAATATTATCGACAAGAGTGATTTAGCCATTATTAACCTAAATGAAAATGATGAAATTTGTATTCTGCGAGCATTTGCGGGTGGATAA
- a CDS encoding aminotransferase class IV family protein: MSEFEQIVAETLIHNGLTAKDASLRLTITRGTGHRGLLPPTDPKPTVMLTAFPFSAHALPPANIFITSIRRNEFSPLCNIKSLSYLDNVLARREAVKNGADEGILLNTKGNVAEASAANIFMVNRDGIVITPRLEDGALPGITRGMIINICKELDIEISESVITQQELLSAKEVFLTNSLIEIQPVKKIDHQLINKGAIGVFTQQIQKAYQNHIKKQG; this comes from the coding sequence TTGAGTGAATTTGAGCAGATAGTAGCGGAAACACTCATACACAACGGGTTAACGGCTAAGGATGCAAGTTTGAGGTTAACGATAACGCGAGGCACCGGCCATAGAGGGCTGTTGCCGCCTACTGATCCTAAACCAACGGTTATGCTAACGGCTTTCCCATTCTCGGCACATGCCTTGCCACCTGCAAATATATTCATAACCAGCATTAGAAGAAATGAATTTTCTCCTTTATGCAATATAAAGTCACTAAGTTATTTAGATAATGTATTAGCCAGACGGGAGGCAGTGAAAAATGGTGCTGATGAAGGTATTTTACTAAATACTAAAGGTAATGTTGCTGAGGCAAGTGCTGCTAATATTTTTATGGTTAATCGTGATGGTATTGTGATAACACCTCGTCTCGAGGATGGAGCACTTCCTGGGATCACTAGAGGTATGATCATTAATATTTGCAAAGAACTTGATATAGAAATTTCGGAGAGTGTAATTACTCAACAAGAATTATTAAGCGCAAAAGAAGTGTTCTTGACTAATTCTTTAATAGAAATTCAGCCAGTGAAAAAAATAGATCATCAATTAATTAATAAAGGTGCTATCGGCGTTTTTACTCAGCAGATACAAAAGGCTTATCAAAATCACATTAAAAAACAAGGGTAA
- a CDS encoding nucleotidyl transferase AbiEii/AbiGii toxin family protein, with protein sequence MNREQYVAQVELLLDCLPALKEQEIFALKGGTAINFFIRNLPRLSVDIDLTYLKSESRKNAIKEIESGLILFGEEIIKRNKKFQIRELKTKDGQLHKLIIANGATKIKIEPNFIMRGTLLPTRKMDIAKAVEDKFEYSIKQIPVLSEEELFAGKICAALSRQHPRDFFDIQVLLENQGVTEGIRQAFVIYLLCSPRPIHELLRPNLIVLNNIFENEFINMTEKPVSLETLLNTREELIKVINQMLSSSEREFILSVKKGDPDYSLMPFDNLEDLPALKWKLINIRNMDKAKHQAMLKKLTVVLER encoded by the coding sequence ATGAATAGAGAACAGTATGTTGCTCAGGTTGAATTACTATTAGATTGCTTACCTGCATTAAAAGAGCAAGAAATTTTTGCCTTAAAAGGCGGAACGGCTATTAATTTTTTTATTCGAAATTTACCAAGACTGTCGGTTGATATCGATCTAACGTATTTAAAGTCGGAGTCAAGGAAAAATGCAATTAAGGAAATAGAATCTGGACTAATCCTTTTTGGTGAAGAGATAATTAAGCGTAATAAAAAATTTCAAATAAGAGAATTAAAAACTAAAGATGGCCAATTGCATAAGCTTATTATTGCAAATGGAGCTACTAAAATAAAAATCGAACCCAATTTCATTATGCGCGGCACACTCTTACCAACAAGAAAAATGGATATTGCCAAAGCTGTAGAAGATAAATTCGAATACAGTATTAAGCAAATACCGGTGTTGTCAGAAGAAGAACTGTTCGCTGGGAAAATATGTGCGGCGCTGAGTCGGCAGCACCCGCGCGACTTTTTTGATATACAGGTACTGCTAGAAAACCAAGGTGTTACTGAGGGTATTCGCCAGGCATTTGTTATTTATTTACTTTGCTCGCCAAGACCCATACACGAATTACTACGACCAAATTTGATTGTTTTAAATAACATATTTGAAAATGAATTCATCAATATGACGGAAAAACCTGTATCACTGGAAACATTATTAAATACTCGTGAAGAGCTCATTAAAGTGATTAACCAAATGCTATCAAGTAGTGAACGGGAGTTTATATTGTCAGTGAAAAAAGGTGATCCTGATTACTCCTTGATGCCATTTGATAATTTAGAGGACTTGCCTGCATTAAAATGGAAGTTAATCAATATTCGAAACATGGATAAAGCGAAACACCAGGCTATGCTGAAAAAATTAACCGTTGTGTTAGAGAGATAA